The following nucleotide sequence is from Paenibacillus andongensis.
CGAAGATCTCATGCAAATTCTTTTCGGTCTCACCAATATATTTGCTGATCACCTGCGAAAGATCGACCTTGTAGAGCTCCAGCTGAAGCTCTCCGGCGACAACCTGTGCAGACATCGTCTTCCCCGTGCCCGGCGGGCCGGCGAACAGCATGCTTAGCCCCTTGCCGTAGGCCAGCTTCTTCTCGAAGCCCCAGTCGCTGTAGACAACGCCACGATACTTCACTTGATTGCACGCGTTGCGGAGCTGATCCTTCTGCTCAGGCGGGAGGATCACATCCGCCCACCCATAGCGAGGCTCAATACGCGTCGCCTTGCGCTCGAGCTTGTGCTGCACCTGCTGGTAGCACGCCTTATAGAGCGCATCGGCTCGCAGCACGTTCAGCGTTGCCGCAGCGCTGGAGCCCTCCCCCGCAGCCTCGCGCTGCCAGGCGGAGTACCCGCGCGCCAGCGTCAGCGCGCGGCGAATTTGCCCCGGGGTGAAGCGGAATTTGCCGCTCATCACCCGCCAGTCCACGTCCGCGCTCACGCCGAGCTCGCGCGCGAATGCCGCCCAAAGGCGCTCACGCCCGCCTTCGTCCGGCACTTGCAGTTCGTGCTCAAGGAGCAGCCGCTCCTTGGGCTTCCACGTTAGCCGGTTGAACCGCCCGGCCAGCAGAAAGACCATGCCGCCGTAGCCGTCCAGCAGCTCGTGAAACCACCCGAGTCGCCGCTGCGCCGCAAGATCCGGCTCCTCCGGATAGAGCGCCTCCAGCCGTGTGAAGCACAGCACGGCTTGGTGCAGGATCGCTTCGCGAACAATCGCGCTCAGCTGATCTTCAAAACTCGCTGCATGCAGCAGCACATCAGCGAGATCAACATGCAGCAGCGGCTTATTGAAGTACCTGCTGAGATGCTCCACCTGCAGCTTCTTGCCTGCGCCCGCATTCCCCCACAGATGGAACGCGAGCCGTTTGCGCTCAGCCGCCGGAGCCTGAAACGCAGCTTGGATGAAGCCTCGCAGCCGCTGCTGAAAATCCTCATGGACGAGCAGAGGAGCTAGCTCGTCATCCGGATAAACCATCCTAACCGCCGGTTTCAGCTTCGGGTCCATTTCACCGGAATCCAGCATGAATGAGATGATTCGCTTATCCAAAAGCAGCGGCCTCGACAATAACGTCTGGCCGCTAATTTCCTGCGCTTCGCGGTGAAGCATATAGCGCGCCAGTCTGCCCTCGGGCGCCATGAAGGTCGTTCTCGCTGCCCGCATGTCCTCAGGGCTGCTGCAAGCAATTTGCAGCGCCAGACTAATATTAGGCGTTTTGCTGGTTAGGTCATCTTGCAGAAAGCCGAAGATGCGTTCATATTTACGATCCAGTTCTACAGCGAGTCCTAGCATAACGAACCGCTCTTCTACTGGAGAAAGCCCAAACACAGCAGATACATACGACAGAGGCAAGAACACGCCTGTCCTACGGCTTTCTTCACGCCTTCGGGCAATGAACGCCTCCGAATTCTGAATACTAGCCAGCAGCTCGAGTTCTTCCTCATCAAGCCCCTCATCTCCACTTTGCCCGCCAATGAGGCGAATGAACTCATCTTCGGACACGAACATCCCGCGAAACGAATCCGTTTGCGGGTCGGGCGTCAGCTTTTGACGACGCTTATATAAAAGCTCAAGCTTTTTATCCAACAAGGTAAGCTCATCCTTATAATGTTCCCATGCATGTACGTAACCTTGAGCTGCCATAGCCCCTCCTGATAACTCTGATCTTTATTTACAAAAAAATACAATCCCTCCCCTTCGTAAACAGCTTGCCTAAACGGGGTGTTATTCTTTACAATGATCTGATAAGGCTCAAAATGTTTTTCCAATAATTGCTAACCCGAAAGGAAAGTGGCCTCCTCTACATGGAACAACTTCCGGCTAATGATCATATATGGAATCGAAAGCTTATACATATTTTATGGTGGATCCTATTCATCTACGAAGTAGTCGCTATTCTTGGATTCTTCTTTAATATGCATGATCAGCCTCCGCAATGGTTTAACAGGTTCATGGAGGTTCAAATCATTACGGCCTGCCTACAGCTCATCTTAATGGGAGCCGGTTATTTGGCTGTTCACTTTCTGAAACGATACAGCGATTTTATCATGATTACATGGACCATGACCATGGTTTGTATCTTTATTATCTGTATTCCCGAGCTGATGAACAGCTACGAATTAATTAGTATCCCTATTATTTTAGCCTCTATCTATTTCCAAAAGAAATATATTTTTTTCGCTTATAGTTTAGGCATTGTATATTTAATTTCATTACTAGTTTGTCAGGTATATCAAGGGCATGCCCTAACACCCTCTGATGTGATCGTGACTATTACAGTCCTCACCTCAACGGCACTTATCTGCTTTGCAATCATGAACAAAGGGCTAATTCTCATTACAGAGTTAAAAGATTCGGTCGTTCGCGAACAGGACCTCCTTATTCGAAATGTGATGATTGATCGACTTTCCAAAGTGGATGCGCTAACCGAGCTGTTTAATCATCGCTCTTTTCAAGAGCATACCGATCATCTAATTTCGCATATGCCCCATGATACGCCGCTTGAGCTTGCTCTTATCGATATCGATAATTTCAAAAGGATTAATGATACCTACGGGCATTGGGTCGGTGACATGGTTCTCAAAACGATCGGCTCCATTCTGAAGGAAGAGCTCGGCCCTGACGATATGTCTTTTCGATATGGTGGAGAGGAATTCGCCGTTCTGTTTGTAGGCAAATCACACGAGGAAGTTTTACATATTTGCGAACAATTAATGGAAACCATCCGGGGTACCGAAATTCCTGAGATGCCGGATCAACCGTTAACGATGAGTATCGGACTCGCTAGCTATAATCGCAACACGATGAAAAAAGCTTGGTTCCAACTTGTCGATGAATGTTTGTATACCGCCAAAAGAAATGGGAAAAACCGCATTCATTCTCATATTTCCGAATAGATGTTTTCAGCTAGGAGCCCTAAAGCTTCTAGCTTTTTTTGGCCTCCAATTTCCATGTCATTACTTACCAACCGAAAACCCTCATAAAAGGAGTCGCCTCTTCCGAAATCATATTTATACACAGGGAGGTAGACACCATGAAGCCTAAGATTCTCGTTGTAGATCCGGTCCAAAGCCTTAGAGGTATTTTACGTCAAATTATTATTACGATGGGTTACGATGTACTAGAAGCAGCTAATGGTGCCGAGGCCATTCATGCGTATCAAGCCAACTTTCCGATTCTGACCACAATGGACCTGAATATGCCAGACATGACCGGTATAGATGTGATCCGAAAAATTAGAGAATTCGACCCTGCCGCCAACATTATGATGTGCTCTGCCTTGGAGCAAAAGACGATGATTATCGAGGCGATCCATGCGGGTGCCAAAGAGTTCGTTTCTAAGCCTTTCCGGGAACATAATATAAAGGAAACGATGCTGAAGCTGTTGATTGTCTAAGCGAGGAAGCAGGTTTAATAAACTTAATAAAAAGCTATGCCTCATACATGTATTTGGTTGATTAGGCAAATAATAGCCAAAACCAAATGAGGTGGTAAAACGATGTGTCATTCCATATCTATTCTTGCTGATGTCAACGAGCTTGTTAAACAATTCCGCATTGATCGGCTGCTATCGTATAGCTCCAATCGTTATGAGGTGCGGCCGACAGAGTCTGTCTCCGCTGTGATGATGAATAGAAAGGGAGAACGCATCCTTGATGAATTTCGTTGGGGTCTGATGCCGTTCTGGGCAAAAGATGCCGTATGCGGGGACCGCGATTCGATCTTCACCAACATCGTCTTTGAGCGTATCGTTAGAAAGCAGCGCTGTATTATTCCTTGCAGTGGATTTTATATTAGCGTGACAGAGGGAAAAGAGACAGAGTGGATTAAGTTCAAAATGCGCAGCGGCACCTTCGGCATCGCGGGGCTGTATGACGTCTGGCGGGCTCCATCTGGTGAAGAGGAGCTTCGTACATGTATGATGCTGATGACAGAAGCGAACTCACTCGTCTCTCCTTATCAACGCAGAATGCCTGCGATTCTAGACCAAGATCAGGCCGAGATGTGGCTGCAGCCAGAGATGAAGGACAGCAGACTCCTCAGATCCATCCTTCGACCAGTAGATGATCTGCTGATGGTTGCAAATGTTTTGTCATCCCCAGAAGAGAAGCTGGAAAGCGGTTCGGATGTAAGTGTTTTTGTATGATAAAAAGAGGGCTGCGTCTACACGCTAGCCCTCTTTTTTGGTAATGACGGGCGGCAAGTCGCCACCCTCCCCGATCAATCGAACACCTTCCGCACAAACACCGTAAGGCTCCCAACGGCATGTGGCACATAGGTGACCAATGTCGCTAGGCTTCACACGGCCGGCCACCTGCCTACAAATCTCCGACCAGCTCAGTTCCATCTCCACTTGCAGGCCAAGCTTGGTGACGATTTCTGCATCGTGCTGATAGACGGACCTATTTTCACAATGCGCTTCTTGATCCTTCGGGAAAGCTGCGCAAAGGTCATCAGGCCCAAGAACAATGCGGATCATCGTTTCAGGCTTTTGACGCAATTCCTCGTAGACGGTCGTCATGTTTTCGCAAAACTCTTTCGAATAACCCATTCCTCTGTATCCTAGCAGACAAAGTAAGTGATGTCCCCTCAGTTGGATCGGCTGGGTCATATTTTGGGAACACGGTACAATCCGTACCCTTCCATTTTGATGATTGGATCTTTATCGAGGGTTAGTCCGGTTGTTTTGGAATGAAGGGCAACATCAATGAGCCATTTGGTGAAATCTGCTACGTTCATGGATTCCATTTCGGATAGACTATAAAACCCAGCTGCATCGACCTCCACGCCGTCTGGCTGAGGCTCACCGCTGATGTAATCCATTTCAAAAGCAATGTAGACATTATGTATACTTCTTGGCAAATCACGCACGGCTACCAAGCGATTGACTACCGCCTTGATTCCGCTCTCTTCCAACACTTCGCGCTCAATCGTATCTTGGATCAGCTCAAGCTGCTCAATATAACCGCCCGGGTTGGTCCATCGGCCTTTCCCTGGTTCCTGAGCCCTGCGTACAAGCAGCATCTTCTCATCCTTCATCACAAGTGCGCCTACACCGATGCTATAGTTACCCCAATGAACAAAACTGCACACCGTACAAGCTCGTCTTATCGTGCCATCCACATCGCGCGACTCCATAGCGGATCCGCAGGTCATACAAAACTTGGCTTCCATCTATCTCATCCCCAACTTCCTATAGTCTTGAGTTCCAACTTCCATTCGAATTCACTGTATGTAAGCTTACTGCTTAAAGCGGAAAATAAGCAACTCCGATCCCGTACGTTTTCCGTCCATTGAATGGGAAATTGGAGTTACTTCCTGCACTTGTCTTGCGATATCGCTGAATTAGGAAACTGAGAAACACCGACACCGACACCGACATTGTGTAAAAAGTGCAGCTAATTTTGTAAATATCTGTTTTTTCGAGTGATATCATGCAAAAAGTGCAGCTAATACGGTGCGAAATGTCCTTTTCGGCTTATAATGCAGATATTTGATGCACAAAATGCATCTTGATTACTCAAAACAGAAAATTTACTGCAATTTGCTGCACTTTTTGCATCTTGTTGTTTGCTGTTCGTGTTTACAGTTCCACTTCAAGGGTGCCCGGTGGTTTGGTGGGGTTGGCAGGTTTAATATTTTGGCTCCCCCCAAATAAAAACCCGTCACACCCATGGAGACTCCACGGGTGTAACGGGCTAGGTGTGTACACCTACACCAAAAACATCGCCACGACCGTCGTCACCGCGAGGCCGATGAGCACGGGCAGCAGATTCCGTCGCGCCAGCTCGAACGGACTCACGCCGCAGATGGCTGCTGCTGGGATCAGCGCCCACGGGATCAATGTGCCGCCGCCGACCCAGATGGCGGCCACTTGCCCGAGCGCGGTGAGCACAGCCGCGCCGGAGCCAATGGCGGTTGCGAATAGCTGCGCAATCGAGCCCGCGAGGGAGATGCCGGAGAAGCCGGAGCCGTCGAGGCCCGTAATGGCGCCTACGACGGTGAGCGTGACGGCACCAACCGCGCCGTTCAGCGGCACTTGCCCCGCGAGGGCTACACCCAGATCGTTCACGATCCCGTGCGAGCCTTGCGGAAGCACTTTGCCGAACAGCTCCGTGAAGGCAGAATCGCCTAGATAGAAGAAAGCGGCGATCGGAATCACGGGGCCGAATACTTTGAAACCGAATACAAAACCTTCGATGAGGTAAGACGTTGTTTGTTCTAGTCCTTGATTCCGATGCGCGAGCAGCGTTACCGCAATCAGGATGAATACGGCGGTGCCCCCAACGAGCGCTGTCGCATCTCCCCCTTGCAGATTAAGCACGAACATCGCAATTACGTCTAAGGCGAAGAGCAGAGGAATCATAATCGCCAACGTTTTCTTCAATCGCGGCGATAAATTGACCTTGGCCTGCCCAGCAGCCGAAATGAGTGAGCCGCTATCCCCTGGTCCACTTGCCACGAGGCCATTCCTCCACGTTCCATTCTTCATATCCCGCCGCATCATCCAAAAAGCGGTGATCGTCGTGACAAGCCCCATCACGATAACCAGTGGAATACTCGCCTCCATGACAGCCGTCACCGGTAATCCAGCTGCATCTGCTGTTAATTTAGGAGCTCCCTGTATAATGTAATCCCCCGAAAGCGCAATCCCATGTCCGAATAAGTTCATCGCCATAGCTGCACCTAACGCTGGCAAACCAACGCGGACGGCGACAGGCAAAAGAACAGCCCCAATGAGCGCAACACCAGGAGACGGCCAGAAAAACCAAGACGTCACCATCATAATGATACCAATACCCCAGAAAGCCAAAGCAGGTGTTCGCATAAAGCGGGTTAGCGGAGCGACCATGGTTTCATTAATGCCAGTTCGGATAAGCACGCGGCTCATTGCTACAATGATGGAGATGATCATGATGGTCCCCATCAGCTCTTTAGTCGCATAAATAAAGCTGTTGAAAATACCAGAAACAGAGCCGCTGAGCGTTTCCGTTGCCAGCAAGCCAAGCGCGAAAATACCAACCACACAAATCATCGTGGTGTCTCTACGCTTAATTAAAAGGGTAAGAATAAAACCGATGAATACTAAATAGACCCAATGAATCGGCAATAATTGAATGTCCACCCTAGATCACGCATCCTCTCTGCCCTTATAGCAGTTGGTGCTACATTGTATGCTAATCTGGGCGGAGGAGTTCGTGGGAATTCGGGTTGAGCGGCACCTTGTGGTACAATAAAAGAACTATTTTAACCAAGTTAGGAGAATGCCGAGGATGGCTAGAAATCAACGCTTAGTAACGGATACAGATTTTCAAGATGCTGTTGAAAGACAGGCTGTCGTCCGTGTTTTCAAAGATGATCACATTGTGGATTCGAATGCGGTTGTATTGCGTTTCAGCGATACAACGATTG
It contains:
- a CDS encoding AAA family ATPase; this translates as MAAQGYVHAWEHYKDELTLLDKKLELLYKRRQKLTPDPQTDSFRGMFVSEDEFIRLIGGQSGDEGLDEEELELLASIQNSEAFIARRREESRRTGVFLPLSYVSAVFGLSPVEERFVMLGLAVELDRKYERIFGFLQDDLTSKTPNISLALQIACSSPEDMRAARTTFMAPEGRLARYMLHREAQEISGQTLLSRPLLLDKRIISFMLDSGEMDPKLKPAVRMVYPDDELAPLLVHEDFQQRLRGFIQAAFQAPAAERKRLAFHLWGNAGAGKKLQVEHLSRYFNKPLLHVDLADVLLHAASFEDQLSAIVREAILHQAVLCFTRLEALYPEEPDLAAQRRLGWFHELLDGYGGMVFLLAGRFNRLTWKPKERLLLEHELQVPDEGGRERLWAAFARELGVSADVDWRVMSGKFRFTPGQIRRALTLARGYSAWQREAAGEGSSAAATLNVLRADALYKACYQQVQHKLERKATRIEPRYGWADVILPPEQKDQLRNACNQVKYRGVVYSDWGFEKKLAYGKGLSMLFAGPPGTGKTMSAQVVAGELQLELYKVDLSQVISKYIGETEKNLHEIFEEAQLSNAVLFFDETDALFGKRSEVKDSHDKYANIETAYLLQKMEEYQGITVLATNLLNNIDEAFLRRINYVIKFPFPDSEYREKIWTSMFPSAAPLSDDVDFKYLAQRYEIAGGNIKNVVLSSAFLAAEAGEPIRMQHIIKSIRHELQKSGKILARQEWEEY
- a CDS encoding GGDEF domain-containing protein; translation: MEQLPANDHIWNRKLIHILWWILFIYEVVAILGFFFNMHDQPPQWFNRFMEVQIITACLQLILMGAGYLAVHFLKRYSDFIMITWTMTMVCIFIICIPELMNSYELISIPIILASIYFQKKYIFFAYSLGIVYLISLLVCQVYQGHALTPSDVIVTITVLTSTALICFAIMNKGLILITELKDSVVREQDLLIRNVMIDRLSKVDALTELFNHRSFQEHTDHLISHMPHDTPLELALIDIDNFKRINDTYGHWVGDMVLKTIGSILKEELGPDDMSFRYGGEEFAVLFVGKSHEEVLHICEQLMETIRGTEIPEMPDQPLTMSIGLASYNRNTMKKAWFQLVDECLYTAKRNGKNRIHSHISE
- a CDS encoding response regulator; translation: MKPKILVVDPVQSLRGILRQIIITMGYDVLEAANGAEAIHAYQANFPILTTMDLNMPDMTGIDVIRKIREFDPAANIMMCSALEQKTMIIEAIHAGAKEFVSKPFREHNIKETMLKLLIV
- a CDS encoding SOS response-associated peptidase; the protein is MCHSISILADVNELVKQFRIDRLLSYSSNRYEVRPTESVSAVMMNRKGERILDEFRWGLMPFWAKDAVCGDRDSIFTNIVFERIVRKQRCIIPCSGFYISVTEGKETEWIKFKMRSGTFGIAGLYDVWRAPSGEEELRTCMMLMTEANSLVSPYQRRMPAILDQDQAEMWLQPEMKDSRLLRSILRPVDDLLMVANVLSSPEEKLESGSDVSVFV
- a CDS encoding DUF1284 domain-containing protein: MTQPIQLRGHHLLCLLGYRGMGYSKEFCENMTTVYEELRQKPETMIRIVLGPDDLCAAFPKDQEAHCENRSVYQHDAEIVTKLGLQVEMELSWSEICRQVAGRVKPSDIGHLCATCRWEPYGVCAEGVRLIGEGGDLPPVITKKEG
- a CDS encoding NUDIX hydrolase, whose protein sequence is MEAKFCMTCGSAMESRDVDGTIRRACTVCSFVHWGNYSIGVGALVMKDEKMLLVRRAQEPGKGRWTNPGGYIEQLELIQDTIEREVLEESGIKAVVNRLVAVRDLPRSIHNVYIAFEMDYISGEPQPDGVEVDAAGFYSLSEMESMNVADFTKWLIDVALHSKTTGLTLDKDPIIKMEGYGLYRVPKI